The sequence TGTTATAGAGCGTAATCTGGATGGTGTCGACCCAACTGAGATCGCAGGTAAGGCGGATGTGGTGTTTACGGCAACGCCGTCAGGAGTGAGCGCCAAATTGGTGCCGCAGCTGCTCGAAACTGGACTCAAGGTAGTGGATCTATCCGGCGATTTCCGGTTGAAGGATGGTGCCGAATATGAGCATTGGTATAAGCATCCTGCGCCAGCAGATGTCTATCTGCAACAGGCTGTATACGGACTGTGTGAGGTATTTGGAGAACGTGTGGCAGGTGTGGATTTCGTATCCAATCCTGGCTGTTATTCAACCGCTGCGCTGCTGGGATTAATTCCGGCTCTTCAGGCAGGCTGGATTAAGCATGATAGTATCATTATTGATGCTAAATCTGGAGTGTCCGGAGCAGGTCGGGGAACGAGCCTGACGGTCCATTTTGCCGAAATCAATGAGAATTTCAAAGCTTATAAAATGAACAAACACCAGCATATCCCAGAAATCGAACAGACGCTTACTGAGATCATTGGGGAAAAGGTTACAGTAACGTTCACCACCCATCTCGTGCCGATGAACCGCGGAATTATGAATACGATGTATGCAGGGATGAATAGCCATTATACCGAACAGGATTTTGT comes from Paenibacillus sp. 19GGS1-52 and encodes:
- the argC gene encoding N-acetyl-gamma-glutamyl-phosphate reductase encodes the protein MEGKLRAAIVGSTGYGGVELIRLLQNHPKVEITSVISSSSAGVSIEEGFPHLTGVIERNLDGVDPTEIAGKADVVFTATPSGVSAKLVPQLLETGLKVVDLSGDFRLKDGAEYEHWYKHPAPADVYLQQAVYGLCEVFGERVAGVDFVSNPGCYSTAALLGLIPALQAGWIKHDSIIIDAKSGVSGAGRGTSLTVHFAEINENFKAYKMNKHQHIPEIEQTLTEIIGEKVTVTFTTHLVPMNRGIMNTMYAGMNSHYTEQDFVELYREYYAGRPFVRVRDVGVVPATKEVSGSNYCDIGFATDARTGRVTIVSVIDNLVKGAAGQAIQNLNLMMGWEETLGLGYTPVYP